From Tachypleus tridentatus isolate NWPU-2018 chromosome 8, ASM421037v1, whole genome shotgun sequence, a single genomic window includes:
- the LOC143224306 gene encoding uncharacterized protein LOC143224306: MCSGDRLRCLFEEDIQDDFSIFRLVRSRKKWHLGFSTRGRPLPSRKFRRKRFKKCFRFMKRDNDFSSNRSSGPYLGNNTNLFHTLANETLSRKLWSNPQRNHRWYPG, encoded by the coding sequence TGCAGTGGTGATCGTCTGCGGTGCTTATTCGAGGAAGATATTCAAGACGATTTCTCCATATTTAGGCTGGTGCGAAGTAGGAAGAAATGGCACCTGGGATTCAGCACGCGAGGGAGGCCCCTGCCAAGCAGAAAATTCCGTCGAAAAcgatttaagaaatgttttagatTTATGAAACGAGATAATGATTTCTCTAGCAACAGGAGTAGTGGGCCTTATTTAGGAAATAACACCAATCTTTTTCACACTTTAGCAAACGAAACTCTCAGTAGAAAGTTGTGGTCAAATCCACAAAGAAACCATCGTTGGTATCCCGGATAA